The sequence CCAGACGAGACTAAACAAAGCCGCCACTGCAGCGGCGGCCGCCGCAAAGCGGCTGCAACCAACAGCCTGGGCCGTTAAAACCACCTGCGCGCCACCTCGACCGCAGGCAGTTCGCGGTCGTCGGTCCAGCCCATACCTCGAACTTCGAGTTCCTGCCCTGAAGCCGGGCCCCGGTTTCTTGTCAACGGACAGTAGGAAATCCCAATAGGCGGACAGGAAAAATCCCGGCGGGCGGACACCGGAATTCCCGGCGCGCGGACAGCATTTCTCCTGGTCGGTTCAGACCAGAGGCACCACCCCCTTGCCCGCAGTGGCATCGGCCAGGCGTTGTGAAGGTCCCTCGGTGAGGACCAGATGGGCGTGGTGAAGGATGCGATCGACAGTGGCTGTGGCCAGGCTCTTGGGCATGATCGTGTCGAAGCCAGCCGGGTGGAGGTTGGAGGTAATGGCCAGGCTGCGCTTCTCATAGGCGGCATCGACCACGCGGTAGAAGGCTTCGGCGGCCTCCTGACCAGCCGGGAGCAGGCCGATGTCATCAATCGAGATCAAGTCGGCCCGGCAGATGCGAGCCACTACCTTGCCAACGGAGGCGTCGACCTTGGCGCGAGCGATGGTGTTGGTCAGAGACTCCAAGGAGAACCAAGCGACCCGCAGGCCGGCCTCGACGGCGGCCCGACCCAGGGCCTCGCAGAGGTGACTCTTGCCGGTGCCGCTGGGCCCACAGACGACCAGATTCTCGGCCCGGCTGATCCACTCCAAGGTCATCAGGGCCCGCTGAGTAGCCGGAGGGATGGAGGAGCGCTCCTCACCCCAGCTCTCCAGAGTCTTGCCGGCCGGAAAGCCGGCCGCTCGCTTGCGCATCTCCTGGGTGGCATTGTCTCGACCCCGGACCTCCTCGAGCAGCAGTACG comes from Candidatus Polarisedimenticolia bacterium and encodes:
- the istB gene encoding IS21-like element helper ATPase IstB, producing the protein MTVPDPPALPDELQRLLRRMRLPYLRRVAAEVCATARAQRWDPTEVLRVLLLEEVRGRDNATQEMRKRAAGFPAGKTLESWGEERSSIPPATQRALMTLEWISRAENLVVCGPSGTGKSHLCEALGRAAVEAGLRVAWFSLESLTNTIARAKVDASVGKVVARICRADLISIDDIGLLPAGQEAAEAFYRVVDAAYEKRSLAITSNLHPAGFDTIMPKSLATATVDRILHHAHLVLTEGPSQRLADATAGKGVVPLV